One Comamonas sp. 26 genomic region harbors:
- the pcp gene encoding pyroglutamyl-peptidase I — protein MTAATAKRILLTGFEPFDKDSVNPSWEVARALDGELIAGGVVHALQLPCVFGAAMPVLDEALAQLQPTLIISLGLAGGRTEITPERVAINMDDARIADNAGNQPVDQPVVREAPAAYFSTLPIKAMVRNLRDAGIPASVSNTAGTFVCNHVFYALMHRLARRAGPGVRGGFIHIPALPQQAAKHPGMASMALETQVQGIRSAIHTAMTVQEDLQEHAGQLH, from the coding sequence ATGACTGCTGCCACTGCCAAGCGAATTTTGCTCACCGGCTTTGAGCCCTTCGATAAAGATAGCGTCAACCCCTCGTGGGAAGTTGCGCGGGCGCTGGATGGGGAGCTGATTGCCGGTGGCGTGGTGCACGCCCTGCAACTGCCCTGCGTGTTTGGCGCGGCCATGCCAGTGCTTGACGAGGCTCTGGCGCAGCTGCAGCCCACGCTCATCATCAGCCTGGGCTTGGCGGGCGGGCGCACGGAGATCACTCCAGAGCGTGTGGCTATCAATATGGATGACGCACGCATTGCGGACAACGCGGGCAATCAGCCGGTAGATCAGCCCGTGGTGCGCGAGGCACCGGCTGCCTATTTCTCAACCCTGCCTATCAAGGCCATGGTGAGAAATTTGCGTGATGCAGGCATACCTGCTTCGGTGTCCAACACCGCAGGCACCTTTGTCTGCAACCATGTTTTTTACGCACTCATGCACCGCCTTGCGCGCCGAGCCGGGCCTGGCGTGCGTGGCGGCTTTATTCACATCCCCGCGCTGCCGCAGCAGGCAGCAAAGCATCCCGGCATGGCCAGCATGGCGCTGGAGACACAGGTGCAAGGCATACGCAGCGCCATTCACACGGCCATGACGGTGCAAGAGGATTTGCAGGAACACGCAGGCCAGCTGCATTGA
- a CDS encoding DUF979 domain-containing protein → MTITIQYLYYLVGVVLAVTAIMTLRDASNPRRFSAGLFWALYALVFLVGDLLPTEWVGVIAVVMALIAGFGGVLGGKHQPRTDAQYMESAKRLGNKLFVPALAIPLITMVGTLSAKHLVFGGVPLIDPKNSTLVSLGIGCVIALALACKMTRETPMQGLRESHRLIDALGWALVLPQMLGMLGLVFSDAGVGKAVAYVTTTYINMDVRFVAVAVYVIGMALFTVIMGNGFAAFPVMTGGVGVPVLVGVYHGDPAVMAAVGMLSGYCGTLLTPMAANFNLVPAALLEIDKNAVIRAQVPTAVALLIVNVFLLNFLMFR, encoded by the coding sequence ATGACCATCACCATTCAATACCTGTACTACCTTGTCGGCGTGGTGCTGGCGGTCACGGCCATCATGACGCTGCGCGATGCCAGCAACCCGCGTCGCTTTTCGGCAGGCCTGTTCTGGGCGCTGTATGCGCTGGTGTTTCTGGTCGGTGACTTGCTGCCAACCGAGTGGGTGGGCGTCATTGCTGTCGTTATGGCCTTGATCGCCGGTTTTGGCGGTGTGCTGGGCGGCAAGCATCAGCCACGCACGGATGCTCAGTACATGGAAAGTGCCAAGCGTCTGGGCAACAAGCTGTTTGTGCCTGCTTTGGCCATTCCCCTCATCACCATGGTCGGTACCTTGTCGGCCAAGCATCTGGTGTTCGGTGGTGTTCCCCTGATTGATCCCAAAAACAGCACCCTGGTCAGCCTGGGTATTGGTTGTGTCATTGCGCTGGCTCTGGCCTGCAAGATGACGCGCGAAACTCCGATGCAGGGTCTGCGTGAGTCGCACCGCCTGATTGACGCTCTGGGCTGGGCGCTGGTGCTGCCGCAGATGCTGGGCATGCTGGGTCTGGTGTTTTCCGATGCCGGTGTGGGCAAGGCTGTGGCCTATGTGACCACCACCTACATCAACATGGATGTGCGCTTTGTGGCCGTGGCTGTGTATGTGATCGGTATGGCGCTGTTCACCGTCATCATGGGCAATGGTTTTGCCGCCTTCCCCGTGATGACCGGTGGCGTGGGTGTGCCGGTGCTGGTGGGTGTGTACCACGGTGATCCGGCTGTGATGGCTGCGGTGGGCATGTTGTCCGGCTATTGCGGCACCTTGCTGACCCCGATGGCGGCCAATTTCAACCTGGTACCCGCCGCGCTGCTGGAAATTGACAAGAATGCGGTGATCCGTGCGCAGGTGCCAACGGCTGTTGCGCTGCTGATCGTTAATGTGTTCCTGCTCAACTTCCTGATGTTCCGTTAA
- a CDS encoding Lrp/AsnC family transcriptional regulator, which yields MNKNSINLDAADLQLLRQLQRDASLSNHALAQLLHLSAPTCLRRVKRLQELGLIEKQVAILNSEQLAKLTGHGLQVIVEVSLDRQDSTALLQFEHKAIAEPWVQQCWRVSPGPDFILIIAATDMPAYLALSQKLFTQDANVRNVKAFFSIKRAKFSTELPIPEKHH from the coding sequence ATGAACAAAAATTCCATCAACCTAGATGCTGCTGATCTTCAACTGCTGAGGCAGCTTCAGCGAGATGCCAGTCTCAGCAATCATGCTCTGGCCCAATTGCTGCATCTGTCCGCCCCCACCTGCCTGCGCCGCGTCAAGCGCCTGCAAGAGCTCGGACTGATAGAGAAACAGGTAGCCATTCTGAACAGCGAGCAACTGGCCAAGCTGACTGGTCATGGCCTGCAGGTCATTGTGGAAGTCTCACTGGACCGGCAAGACAGCACGGCCTTGTTGCAATTCGAGCACAAAGCCATTGCCGAGCCCTGGGTGCAGCAATGCTGGCGTGTATCTCCTGGCCCCGACTTCATTCTGATCATCGCAGCGACCGACATGCCTGCCTACCTGGCCCTCAGCCAGAAGCTTTTTACCCAAGATGCGAATGTGCGCAATGTCAAAGCATTCTTCAGCATAAAGCGTGCAAAGTTCAGCACTGAATTACCAATTCCTGAAAAGCATCACTAA
- a CDS encoding diguanylate cyclase has product MPLHREIHRRTYPLRASYLTLAGIVVAASLAYHPSNIAWWAFTAVSALIWPHIAFLHSRHHQDPFHAEYINCLVDALIIGSWVALMHWSLLPSFCILAIGVADRFYTGLKRRWPSTLIALLIGMLMMSALIHPAPQWDAPLVVQLSLLPLIILHSAYASWSTLSMLKTLAKQNLQLRLLGRIDPLTTVYSRDYWWKKARTALQQYRTSQEQTSLLVIDIDRFKTVNDDYGHIVGDEVLKQIGLSIRNCLRSHDIAGRYGGDEFTVLCKHANAKEAYSIALRICDKLAQIRIREYPDLRVSASIGVAAADVSIGSVTEWVKAADSALYSAKNAGRDQVFDVSASVPLNSHSPATIPMPFEATLKPADTQSQKQQERSSA; this is encoded by the coding sequence ATGCCTCTGCATCGAGAGATTCACCGTCGTACCTACCCTTTGCGCGCCTCTTATTTGACATTGGCGGGCATTGTGGTTGCCGCAAGTTTGGCGTATCACCCGTCCAATATTGCATGGTGGGCATTCACTGCGGTAAGTGCACTGATCTGGCCTCATATTGCCTTTTTGCATTCGCGACACCACCAAGACCCGTTTCATGCGGAGTATATAAATTGCCTGGTCGATGCCCTAATCATCGGCAGTTGGGTAGCACTCATGCACTGGAGCCTGCTGCCCAGCTTCTGCATCCTGGCCATCGGTGTGGCTGACCGCTTCTACACCGGGCTCAAGCGCCGCTGGCCTTCTACATTGATTGCCTTACTCATAGGCATGCTGATGATGTCTGCGCTGATCCACCCTGCTCCCCAGTGGGATGCACCTCTAGTCGTTCAGCTAAGTCTGTTGCCATTAATCATCCTTCACAGCGCCTATGCCAGCTGGTCCACTCTCAGCATGCTCAAGACATTGGCCAAGCAAAATCTTCAGCTCAGATTACTGGGCCGCATTGACCCCCTGACCACGGTTTACAGTCGTGATTACTGGTGGAAAAAGGCCCGCACTGCACTGCAGCAATATCGAACCTCTCAAGAACAAACCAGCCTGCTCGTCATTGACATTGATCGCTTCAAAACCGTCAACGACGACTACGGCCATATTGTGGGCGACGAGGTTTTAAAGCAGATTGGCCTGAGCATTCGCAATTGCCTGCGTAGCCACGATATTGCTGGCCGCTACGGCGGCGATGAATTCACCGTCCTGTGCAAGCACGCCAATGCAAAAGAGGCATATTCCATCGCCCTGCGTATTTGCGACAAGCTAGCTCAAATACGCATTCGCGAATATCCAGACTTACGTGTCAGTGCGAGTATTGGTGTCGCTGCTGCAGATGTCAGCATTGGCTCGGTCACCGAATGGGTCAAGGCCGCCGATAGTGCGCTCTACAGCGCCAAAAATGCGGGCCGCGATCAAGTCTTTGACGTGTCAGCCAGCGTGCCCCTGAATTCTCACAGCCCGGCAACCATACCGATGCCGTTTGAAGCCACTCTGAAGCCTGCTGACACCCAGTCCCAAAAGCAGCAGGAGCGAAGCAGCGCCTGA
- a CDS encoding DUF969 domain-containing protein: MPVDVNLWPLIGVLIIIAGFALRFNPMLVVIVTAIGTAFAAGFPLDKVLAAIGAGFIKTRNLPLIILLPLAVIGLLERHGLRQHAQNWISSIKSATAGRLLIVYLAARQLTAAIGLTSLGGHPQMVRPLLAPMAEGATESRYGKLSTKVREKLRAMSAATDNVGLFFGEDIFVAFGAIVLMTTFLKEAGIEVEPIHVALWGIPTAACAFAIHAFRLHRLDKQLAREIAAEQKAAQGEQA; the protein is encoded by the coding sequence ATGCCTGTTGACGTAAACCTGTGGCCGCTGATAGGCGTGCTCATCATCATTGCGGGCTTTGCGCTGCGCTTTAACCCCATGCTGGTGGTCATCGTGACCGCAATCGGTACGGCCTTTGCGGCGGGCTTTCCGCTCGATAAGGTGCTGGCTGCGATTGGTGCCGGCTTTATCAAGACGCGCAATCTGCCGCTCATCATCTTGCTGCCGCTGGCCGTGATTGGCCTGCTGGAGCGCCATGGTCTGCGTCAGCATGCACAGAACTGGATCAGCTCTATCAAGTCGGCGACTGCTGGCCGCTTGCTAATCGTCTATCTGGCAGCGCGCCAGCTGACTGCGGCCATTGGCCTGACCAGCCTAGGTGGTCACCCCCAGATGGTGCGCCCGCTGCTGGCGCCCATGGCCGAAGGTGCGACCGAAAGCCGCTACGGCAAGCTGTCAACCAAGGTGCGTGAAAAGCTGCGCGCCATGTCGGCTGCCACAGACAACGTGGGTCTGTTTTTTGGCGAAGATATCTTCGTGGCGTTTGGTGCCATTGTGCTGATGACGACCTTCCTCAAAGAAGCAGGTATCGAAGTCGAGCCGATTCATGTCGCGCTGTGGGGAATTCCCACGGCAGCCTGCGCCTTTGCCATTCATGCTTTCCGTCTGCATCGTCTGGACAAGCAACTGGCACGTGAAATTGCTGCAGAACAGAAAGCCGCTCAGGGAGAACAGGCATGA
- a CDS encoding urea amidolyase family protein has protein sequence MRFLPVNRQSILVELADLQQTLVLLGALQAQSIEGVQELVPAARTILVQFAPHIISTAQLVNRIAACNLNGEVQRSDVLVQIPVRYDGEDLAEVAQILGISPEEVVNRHTGSEWSVAFTGFAPGFAYLSGGDPIFNVPRRATPRTKVPAGAVALAGAFSAVYPQASPGGWQIIGVTDEAMWDLSRDLPALLQPGYRVHFVDMTAIEKEASGVEHSSDAGVKVSKGVIHQAQAASNMQAPAEGAPALQVRATGLLTLFQDLGRHGQAGQGVSASGAMDQAALKTANRLVGNASNWPALETVGGGLSLQSRGEQVLAITGAQAPITITNAAGQSWVASSYSALALADGDTVTIGQPTAGARCYVAVRGGYQVQPVLGSAATDTLAHVGPPALQRGQWLGVQPAVHAVVADAALPVQELPAADAEVVLDVELGPRTDWFTPEAVALLASQRWQVTPQSNRVGLRLAGEQALSRAITTELPSEGTPLGAIQVPASGQPVLFLADHPLTGGYPVIGCVAAHHLDLAGQIPVGAWIRFNPVRAFADLSPAVAG, from the coding sequence ATGCGTTTTCTTCCTGTCAATCGCCAGAGCATTCTGGTGGAGCTGGCCGACCTGCAGCAGACGCTGGTACTGCTGGGGGCGCTGCAGGCACAGTCTATTGAAGGCGTGCAGGAGCTGGTGCCAGCCGCGCGCACCATTCTTGTACAGTTCGCTCCCCACATCATCAGCACCGCGCAGCTCGTCAATCGCATTGCGGCTTGCAATCTGAATGGCGAAGTGCAGCGCTCCGACGTACTGGTGCAGATTCCCGTCCGTTACGACGGTGAAGATCTCGCCGAGGTGGCGCAGATTTTGGGCATCAGCCCTGAAGAAGTCGTGAACCGCCACACCGGTAGCGAATGGTCGGTGGCCTTTACCGGCTTTGCGCCGGGCTTTGCCTATCTGAGCGGCGGAGATCCCATCTTCAACGTACCGCGCCGTGCCACGCCACGCACCAAGGTGCCTGCGGGCGCTGTGGCATTGGCGGGTGCCTTCAGCGCCGTTTATCCACAGGCCAGCCCCGGCGGCTGGCAAATCATCGGTGTGACCGATGAAGCCATGTGGGACTTATCGCGTGACCTGCCAGCCTTGCTGCAGCCCGGCTACCGCGTGCACTTTGTGGACATGACTGCTATTGAAAAAGAAGCTTCTGGCGTTGAGCACTCAAGCGATGCAGGCGTAAAGGTATCTAAAGGCGTCATTCATCAGGCGCAGGCAGCTAGCAATATGCAAGCACCTGCAGAGGGTGCTCCAGCCCTGCAAGTCCGCGCTACAGGTCTGCTGACCCTGTTTCAGGACCTGGGTCGACACGGTCAGGCCGGGCAGGGCGTATCGGCCTCGGGTGCCATGGATCAGGCAGCGCTCAAGACCGCCAATCGCCTGGTAGGCAATGCCAGCAATTGGCCTGCATTGGAGACCGTGGGCGGTGGTCTCTCCCTGCAAAGCCGTGGTGAGCAGGTGTTGGCCATTACCGGCGCTCAGGCTCCCATCACCATCACCAATGCAGCGGGTCAGAGCTGGGTTGCATCCAGCTACTCCGCGCTGGCACTGGCGGATGGCGACACCGTAACTATTGGCCAGCCCACGGCCGGTGCGCGCTGCTACGTGGCGGTGCGCGGCGGCTATCAGGTGCAGCCCGTGCTGGGTAGCGCCGCTACCGATACGCTGGCCCATGTCGGCCCCCCCGCGCTGCAGCGCGGCCAGTGGTTGGGCGTGCAGCCAGCAGTCCACGCCGTTGTGGCCGATGCTGCTTTGCCCGTACAAGAACTGCCCGCTGCCGATGCTGAAGTGGTGCTCGATGTAGAGCTTGGTCCGCGCACCGACTGGTTCACGCCAGAGGCCGTGGCCCTGCTGGCCAGCCAGCGCTGGCAGGTCACGCCCCAGTCCAACCGCGTGGGTTTGCGACTGGCAGGCGAGCAGGCTCTGAGCCGCGCTATCACCACTGAGCTGCCCAGTGAAGGCACACCGCTGGGAGCCATTCAGGTGCCCGCCAGCGGCCAGCCCGTGCTGTTTCTGGCCGACCACCCTTTGACTGGGGGCTATCCCGTCATTGGCTGCGTGGCCGCTCATCATCTGGATCTTGCAGGGCAAATCCCCGTGGGCGCCTGGATTCGTTTTAACCCTGTTCGTGCATTTGCAGATTTGTCCCCTGCCGTGGCGGGTTGA
- a CDS encoding ATP-binding protein: MNQAQHAFENMAPQTLQEALALLARRDAELAALRSSQQEWLHAVSHDLRAPLRHVLAFNPLIAELLQSPNPSADDLEEALSFLQTMDQSSQRMAAMFDGLLQLSRADRQVLQLQSVDVLPVLHSVQQRLQADAEGRQIEWGLPATAPAVQADPYLLELALTAALSNAIKFTRSVPQARIQVDVRHEMQGRDCVIAIADNGVGFDQSRAGKLFGVFQRMHREADFEGVGTGLVLVRNICRRHGGKAEIEAQPNVGCQLQMSWLKA, translated from the coding sequence ATGAATCAAGCGCAACACGCTTTTGAAAACATGGCGCCTCAGACGCTGCAAGAGGCGCTGGCGCTGCTGGCGCGGCGCGATGCCGAGCTGGCAGCCCTGCGCAGCTCGCAGCAGGAATGGTTGCATGCGGTATCGCACGACTTGCGCGCACCGCTGCGCCATGTGCTGGCCTTCAACCCGCTGATTGCCGAGTTGCTGCAGTCGCCCAACCCCAGTGCTGATGACCTGGAAGAGGCGCTCAGCTTTTTGCAGACCATGGACCAATCGTCCCAGCGCATGGCCGCCATGTTCGATGGCTTGCTGCAATTGTCGCGGGCCGATCGTCAAGTACTGCAGTTGCAGTCCGTGGATGTGTTGCCTGTGCTGCATAGCGTGCAGCAGCGCTTGCAGGCCGATGCAGAGGGCAGACAGATTGAATGGGGCTTGCCAGCGACTGCGCCGGCAGTGCAGGCCGACCCGTATTTGCTGGAGTTGGCGCTGACGGCAGCTCTGAGCAATGCCATCAAGTTCACCCGGTCTGTGCCTCAGGCGCGGATTCAGGTGGATGTGCGCCACGAGATGCAGGGCAGGGATTGTGTGATCGCGATTGCTGACAATGGTGTGGGCTTTGATCAGTCACGTGCAGGCAAGCTGTTTGGCGTGTTTCAGCGCATGCACCGCGAGGCCGATTTTGAAGGTGTGGGCACGGGCCTGGTGCTGGTGCGCAATATTTGCCGCCGCCATGGTGGCAAGGCTGAGATTGAGGCCCAACCCAATGTGGGTTGCCAGTTGCAGATGAGTTGGCTTAAGGCCTGA
- the glmS gene encoding glutamine--fructose-6-phosphate transaminase (isomerizing): MCGIVAAVSDRDIVPVLVQGLQRLEYRGYDSCGVAVQALDANGLSLGLKRARSTARVAELMEQVKTEHVGGLTGIAHTRWATHGEPAVRNAHPHFSHGPGISAVADADAPARVALVHNGIIENYEALRSELQGKGYVFASQTDTEVIAHLVDSLYSGDLFEAVQAATTRLHGAFAIGVMHKDEPHRVVGARAGSPLILGVGKEGSEHFLASDAMALAGVTDQIIYLEEGDLVDLQPGRYWVVSKSGERLTEKQRPVKTVHAHSGAAELGPYRHYMQKEIFEQPRAFGDTLEGVENIAPELFDGVTPEGKTGAAAWRVFKEIDRVLILACGTSYYSGCTAKYWIEAIAGIPCSVEVASEYRYRTSVSDPRTLIVTISQSGETADTLAALRHAQGLGMKHTLTICNVATSAMVRECELAYITRAGVEIGVASTKAFTTQLAGLFLLTLALAQSKGRLTEEKEQQYLSAMRHLPVALQSVLALEPQIISWAEDFAKKENALFLGRGIHYPIALEGALKLKEISYIHAEAYPAGELKHGPLALVDSNMPVAIVAPNDELLEKLKSNMQEVRARGGVLYVLADAKSNIESAEGMHVIRMPENYGALSPILHVVPLQLLAYHTALARGTDVDKPRNLAKSVTVE, translated from the coding sequence ATGTGTGGCATTGTTGCTGCGGTTTCTGACCGCGATATCGTTCCTGTTCTGGTCCAGGGTCTGCAGCGACTGGAGTACCGTGGCTATGACTCCTGCGGCGTTGCCGTGCAGGCACTCGATGCCAATGGTCTGAGTCTTGGCCTGAAGCGCGCCCGCTCTACGGCCCGCGTGGCAGAGCTGATGGAACAGGTCAAGACCGAGCATGTGGGTGGCCTGACAGGTATTGCCCACACTCGCTGGGCTACCCATGGTGAACCTGCTGTTCGCAACGCCCACCCACACTTCAGCCATGGCCCAGGCATTTCGGCTGTGGCGGATGCCGATGCGCCAGCCCGCGTGGCACTCGTGCACAACGGCATCATCGAAAACTACGAAGCTCTGCGTAGCGAACTGCAAGGCAAGGGCTATGTATTTGCAAGCCAGACCGATACTGAAGTCATTGCCCATCTGGTGGACAGCCTTTACAGCGGCGATCTGTTTGAAGCGGTGCAGGCTGCAACGACCCGTCTGCATGGCGCATTCGCCATTGGCGTTATGCACAAGGACGAGCCTCACCGCGTGGTAGGTGCCCGTGCAGGCTCACCACTGATTTTGGGTGTGGGCAAGGAAGGTTCTGAGCACTTCCTGGCCAGCGATGCCATGGCACTGGCTGGTGTGACTGACCAGATCATCTATCTGGAAGAGGGCGACCTGGTTGACCTGCAGCCCGGCCGTTACTGGGTTGTGAGCAAGAGCGGTGAGCGCCTGACTGAGAAACAGCGCCCTGTAAAGACCGTACACGCGCACAGCGGCGCTGCCGAGCTGGGCCCTTACCGCCATTACATGCAAAAAGAAATCTTCGAGCAGCCCCGCGCCTTTGGCGACACGCTTGAAGGTGTGGAAAACATTGCCCCTGAGCTGTTTGATGGGGTCACGCCTGAAGGCAAGACCGGCGCAGCCGCATGGCGTGTATTCAAGGAAATCGACCGCGTGCTGATTCTGGCTTGCGGCACCAGCTACTACAGCGGCTGCACCGCCAAGTACTGGATTGAAGCCATTGCCGGCATCCCCTGCAGCGTGGAAGTGGCCAGTGAATACCGCTATCGCACCAGCGTGTCCGACCCCAGGACGCTGATCGTCACCATCAGCCAGTCGGGTGAGACTGCCGACACTTTGGCAGCCTTGCGCCATGCTCAAGGCCTGGGCATGAAGCACACGCTGACCATCTGCAACGTGGCCACCAGTGCCATGGTGCGTGAATGCGAGCTGGCCTATATCACCCGCGCAGGCGTGGAAATTGGCGTGGCATCGACCAAGGCCTTTACGACACAGCTGGCAGGTCTGTTCCTGCTGACGCTGGCACTGGCACAGTCCAAGGGCCGACTGACTGAAGAGAAAGAGCAGCAGTACCTATCTGCCATGCGCCACCTGCCTGTTGCACTGCAATCGGTGCTGGCTCTGGAGCCGCAGATCATCAGCTGGGCTGAAGACTTTGCAAAGAAAGAAAATGCGCTCTTCCTGGGCCGTGGCATCCACTACCCCATCGCGCTGGAAGGCGCGCTCAAGCTCAAGGAAATCAGCTATATCCATGCCGAGGCTTACCCTGCGGGTGAGCTCAAGCACGGCCCACTGGCACTGGTGGACAGCAATATGCCCGTGGCTATCGTGGCACCTAACGACGAGCTACTGGAAAAGCTCAAGAGCAATATGCAGGAAGTGCGCGCGCGCGGTGGTGTGCTGTACGTGCTGGCCGATGCCAAGAGCAATATTGAAAGTGCTGAAGGCATGCATGTGATTCGCATGCCTGAAAACTACGGCGCGCTCAGCCCCATTCTGCACGTGGTGCCGCTGCAGTTGCTGGCGTATCACACCGCTCTGGCTCGTGGCACCGATGTGGACAAGCCCCGAAACTTGGCTAAAAGTGTGACAGTGGAGTAA
- a CDS encoding GntR family transcriptional regulator produces the protein MKAPAEVQNLTERIAEEIRSQLVNGALTPGQRLSEAALSESLEISRNTLREVFRMLTKEGLLVHEPNKGVSVAVPSMASIIDIYRVRRMIECQALAQAYPMHPALSLMREAVETAKLLRDEENWSEVGTANMAFHKAIVALADSERLNEMFSHLLAELRLAFGLLRDPHFLHAPYVDMNQKILQLFENGKPKEAAEELSAYLVHSERIILAAYARRLAEAGIKAA, from the coding sequence ATGAAAGCCCCAGCAGAGGTCCAGAACCTGACCGAGCGCATCGCCGAAGAAATACGCAGTCAGCTGGTCAATGGTGCGCTCACTCCCGGTCAACGCCTGTCGGAAGCGGCGCTCAGCGAATCGCTGGAAATCTCGCGCAACACCTTGCGCGAGGTGTTCCGTATGCTGACCAAAGAAGGTCTGCTGGTGCATGAGCCCAACAAGGGCGTATCGGTGGCCGTGCCCAGCATGGCATCCATCATCGACATCTACCGGGTACGCCGCATGATTGAGTGCCAGGCGCTGGCCCAGGCCTACCCCATGCACCCTGCCCTGTCGCTGATGCGCGAAGCGGTAGAGACCGCGAAATTGCTGCGTGACGAAGAAAACTGGTCAGAAGTAGGCACCGCCAATATGGCGTTTCACAAAGCCATCGTGGCGCTGGCTGACAGCGAACGCTTGAACGAAATGTTCTCCCACTTGCTGGCCGAGCTACGCCTGGCCTTTGGTCTGCTGCGCGACCCGCATTTTCTGCATGCCCCCTATGTGGACATGAACCAGAAAATTTTGCAGCTCTTTGAAAACGGCAAACCCAAGGAAGCAGCAGAAGAGCTGAGCGCTTACTTGGTGCACTCAGAGCGAATTATTCTGGCCGCCTATGCGCGGCGACTTGCCGAGGCGGGCATCAAGGCCGCTTGA
- a CDS encoding LamB/YcsF family protein produces MKMDLNSDLGESFGAWTMGDDAAMLDIVSSANVACGFHAGDAAGILSTLKAAKARNVVVGAHVAYRDLAGFGRRNMDVASSDLVADVIYQIGALQGLAQAAGTTVKYVKPHGALYNTIAQDKRQAMDVITAMKAIDPSLVLMALAGAPLIGWARDAGLTVVAEAFADRGYTPKGALVSRREPGAVLHDEQLISQRMLTLVREGVIEAVDGSMVRVEADSICVHGDSPGAVAIARNIRQRFEQEGVKIASFVGAAQ; encoded by the coding sequence ATGAAAATGGATTTGAACAGCGACCTGGGCGAGAGCTTTGGCGCATGGACCATGGGTGACGATGCCGCCATGCTCGACATCGTCAGCAGCGCCAACGTGGCCTGCGGCTTTCATGCTGGCGATGCGGCAGGCATTCTGTCCACACTCAAGGCCGCCAAGGCGCGCAATGTGGTGGTCGGCGCACATGTGGCCTACCGCGATCTGGCGGGTTTTGGTCGCCGCAACATGGATGTGGCCAGCAGTGATCTGGTGGCTGATGTGATCTACCAGATTGGCGCATTGCAAGGTCTGGCGCAGGCTGCGGGAACGACCGTGAAATACGTCAAGCCGCATGGCGCGCTCTACAACACCATTGCCCAGGACAAGCGCCAGGCCATGGATGTGATCACGGCCATGAAGGCGATTGATCCCAGTTTGGTGCTGATGGCGCTGGCAGGCGCACCGCTGATTGGCTGGGCGCGGGATGCCGGTTTGACCGTAGTGGCCGAAGCCTTTGCCGACCGTGGCTACACGCCGAAGGGCGCACTGGTGTCTCGTCGCGAACCCGGTGCTGTGTTGCACGATGAACAACTGATTTCCCAGCGAATGCTGACGCTGGTGCGCGAAGGCGTGATTGAAGCCGTAGATGGCAGCATGGTGCGCGTAGAGGCTGACTCCATCTGCGTGCATGGCGACAGCCCCGGTGCCGTGGCGATTGCCCGCAATATTCGCCAGCGATTTGAGCAAGAAGGCGTGAAGATTGCCTCCTTCGTGGGAGCTGCGCAATGA